One part of the Desulfomonile tiedjei genome encodes these proteins:
- a CDS encoding nucleotidyltransferase domain-containing protein gives MNDEIYIFGSAVRGEVSPTSDVDVLVIATQGARAEYPASWSVYSPEIIESYFREGRLFAWHLHLEAQRIFPLEGASYLERLGAPASYTSAQSDISDLEFMLAESLMEIRSETNSLIYELGIVYTAIRDIAMAASWIILEKPSFSRYTPYILPTACPLPIDAYRGAMLARHQATRGTVYPFDPGVVASQVLASPVLEWANNLRRAICPIPS, from the coding sequence GTGAATGACGAAATATATATATTTGGGTCCGCGGTTCGCGGTGAGGTATCACCAACTTCGGACGTCGATGTACTAGTCATCGCGACGCAGGGTGCCCGTGCAGAATATCCAGCATCATGGAGCGTTTACTCGCCCGAAATCATCGAGTCGTACTTTCGTGAAGGGCGCTTATTCGCATGGCATCTTCATCTGGAGGCACAGCGCATCTTCCCGCTCGAAGGTGCGTCCTATTTGGAGCGACTTGGGGCGCCAGCCTCATATACTTCGGCTCAATCAGATATTTCTGACCTTGAATTTATGTTGGCTGAGTCGCTCATGGAAATCCGGTCAGAAACCAACAGCCTGATCTACGAACTCGGTATCGTGTATACAGCGATTCGAGACATAGCCATGGCCGCGTCATGGATTATCTTGGAAAAGCCAAGCTTCTCTAGATATACGCCATACATTCTTCCTACGGCTTGCCCGCTTCCAATTGATGCATATCGCGGAGCCATGCTTGCGCGACACCAAGCGACCCGCGGTACTGTATATCCGTTTGACCCGGGGGTTGTCGCCTCCCAGGTACTCGCGTCACCTGTCCTCGAATGGGCAAACAATCTCAGGAGAGCAATATGCCCAATTCCTTCTTGA
- a CDS encoding pentapeptide repeat-containing protein codes for MELRENKKEKIEDKEFCADLSKADLSRKEFVRVYAVDKVFTDVVFRQCVLTSCYFRNCGFINCDFTGASIKDCNFRGAQFEKCNFRYTIWEKTLLDERFLDTCLPSEENLARDLVRSLRTNFAQIGNYEAVNKAAAMEVKLTGQHLYNAAYSHQSYYRAKYKGQARLAHVLRHLRWKALELLWGNGESIFRVALTGLVVIIVVAVFYWCNTAGVSLPESFLEALGHFWGVQYRGPMPMTYGVLLAVPRYVLIGLFVAIMVKRLSRR; via the coding sequence ATGGAACTGCGAGAAAACAAGAAAGAGAAAATCGAGGACAAAGAGTTTTGCGCTGATTTGAGTAAAGCTGACTTGTCCCGTAAGGAATTCGTCCGAGTGTATGCCGTGGACAAGGTTTTCACCGATGTCGTCTTTAGGCAATGCGTCCTTACATCGTGTTACTTCAGGAATTGCGGGTTCATTAATTGCGATTTTACGGGGGCCAGTATCAAGGACTGCAATTTTAGAGGAGCACAGTTCGAAAAGTGCAATTTTAGGTACACAATCTGGGAGAAGACCTTGCTTGATGAGCGCTTCCTGGATACCTGTCTGCCAAGTGAAGAAAACCTTGCTCGCGATCTAGTGAGATCGTTGCGAACGAACTTCGCGCAGATAGGGAACTACGAGGCTGTAAATAAAGCAGCAGCAATGGAAGTGAAACTGACAGGCCAACATCTTTACAACGCGGCCTATTCTCACCAGTCCTATTACCGCGCGAAATATAAAGGACAAGCCCGTTTAGCGCATGTACTGCGGCACTTACGCTGGAAAGCCCTGGAATTGCTTTGGGGTAATGGGGAAAGCATCTTCCGAGTTGCTCTAACAGGTCTTGTCGTTATTATCGTTGTGGCTGTTTTCTACTGGTGCAACACGGCTGGGGTCTCGCTCCCAGAATCTTTCCTAGAGGCGCTCGGGCACTTCTGGGGTGTCCAATATCGTGGGCCGATGCCCATGACTTACGGTGTCCTGCTTGCGGTGCCCCGGTACGTTCTCATTGGCCTGTTTGTAGCAATTATGGTGAAGAGGTTATCTCGGCGGTGA
- a CDS encoding YIP1 family protein has protein sequence MGKQKISAKELLKDIKSGMGDTDLMEKYGLSSKGLESAFKKLLEVGVLDASLLKGRSTQSGPIPAQAEARREPAPAPERKASALPKLPEPLAAIAADIKGGLHDAEIMRRHDLSPGKLAQARKDLIESGHLAAEDVRQQEPKGTKPCPFCRQEIPQNAPRCAHCGQWLDMRAARAAADPGTQPHDMLPPERGRDEDKDCPWEERENYGTMSAYIQTVTRSLLTPTRFFSRLPPRDGYFNPILFGAMSAVVSVVLAFLWSKLFFGGGLGFFALIFGMAFVFVGSLIFIPIAFFVWSGMLHGFLYLLKGADEGFQATFRVVGYASVTNLFHAIPFVGQLASLWGLVLTAIGLREIHKTTTGKAVGAVLISGGIILLLAFVGVLKAGSVWSAAAKRQAMKQSQFVGPLPAEVCAAVEEFVGQVDGAQGLDDQAAQAQINEAFRNLNGALKSLPDQANLNPVRGKALAYGLSSLAQRAAAKAPAGGQERVRAAADPGKLRRELLGMCGK, from the coding sequence ATGGGCAAACAGAAAATCAGCGCCAAGGAACTCTTGAAAGACATCAAGTCGGGCATGGGTGATACGGACCTGATGGAAAAGTACGGCCTTAGTTCCAAAGGTCTCGAATCCGCGTTCAAGAAGCTGCTGGAAGTTGGAGTTCTCGATGCGTCTCTTTTGAAAGGCCGGTCGACTCAGTCCGGACCCATACCAGCCCAGGCCGAGGCTCGACGCGAGCCGGCTCCGGCACCCGAACGCAAAGCCTCAGCACTGCCGAAACTCCCGGAACCGCTCGCTGCGATTGCCGCCGATATCAAGGGCGGCTTGCACGATGCCGAGATCATGCGGCGCCACGACCTGAGTCCGGGTAAGCTGGCGCAAGCAAGGAAAGACCTTATCGAGAGCGGACATTTGGCCGCTGAGGACGTTCGGCAGCAGGAGCCCAAAGGGACCAAGCCATGCCCGTTCTGCCGACAAGAGATTCCGCAGAATGCTCCGCGTTGTGCGCACTGCGGTCAGTGGCTGGACATGAGAGCTGCCAGAGCTGCCGCGGACCCCGGCACCCAACCTCACGATATGTTGCCGCCCGAACGCGGCCGTGATGAAGACAAAGACTGCCCGTGGGAAGAGAGAGAAAACTACGGCACCATGAGCGCCTACATACAAACCGTGACCAGATCTCTCCTTACGCCCACAAGGTTCTTCTCCCGGCTTCCGCCACGCGACGGATACTTCAACCCAATCCTATTTGGGGCCATGTCCGCTGTGGTGAGCGTTGTCCTCGCGTTTCTTTGGTCTAAATTGTTCTTCGGTGGTGGGCTGGGGTTCTTTGCTCTCATCTTCGGGATGGCTTTTGTATTTGTCGGTTCGTTGATTTTCATTCCCATTGCCTTTTTCGTCTGGAGCGGCATGCTCCACGGATTCCTTTACCTTCTCAAAGGTGCGGACGAAGGATTCCAAGCAACGTTTCGGGTTGTCGGGTACGCCTCGGTCACGAACTTGTTTCATGCGATTCCGTTCGTGGGGCAGTTGGCCAGCCTGTGGGGGCTGGTCTTGACGGCTATCGGCCTGAGAGAGATCCACAAGACCACCACAGGCAAGGCCGTGGGAGCAGTTCTAATCTCGGGTGGCATAATTTTGCTCCTGGCATTCGTGGGGGTGCTCAAGGCAGGCTCTGTATGGTCAGCGGCCGCTAAGAGGCAGGCCATGAAGCAGAGCCAATTCGTGGGGCCGCTGCCCGCGGAGGTTTGTGCAGCTGTCGAAGAGTTCGTAGGTCAGGTGGATGGTGCTCAAGGGCTTGACGATCAGGCTGCTCAGGCGCAGATAAACGAAGCCTTCAGAAATCTGAATGGGGCGCTGAAAAGCCTCCCGGATCAGGCCAACCTGAATCCGGTTAGGGGCAAGGCTCTGGCATACGGGCTCTCCAGCCTCGCACAACGAGCTGCGGCCAAGGCCCCGGCCGGAGGGCAAGAAAGGGTTCGAGCAGCAGCCGATCCTGGGAAGCTCCGGCGAGAGCTTCTTGGCATGTGCGGTAAATAA